The following proteins come from a genomic window of Deltaproteobacteria bacterium:
- a CDS encoding cytochrome C, protein MSFLRILGYAFAAIALLIAGVAAWFFWSFPRVYDVAPVKASSEPAVIERGRYLANTVLSCMDCHSTRDWTKYSAPITPGTLGKGGDVFDASMGLPGEIHAKNITPAGIGSWTDEELARLITTGVNRDGKAIFPMMPYMAYRFLDNADLTAVISYLRTLAPIENAVPEGHIDFPMNIIVRTIPQPPAPLPKPNPADTVAYGKYLVTIGACTECHTPSDHGKPLPGMAFAGGAEFKMPSGAIMRTSNITPDQETGIGQMTREQFIARFKAFEGDEAHNRPVGPNDPQTLMPWTLYAGMTEQDLGAMYDYLLTLNAVNHRVQTYTPPPGN, encoded by the coding sequence ATGTCGTTTCTACGGATTCTCGGCTATGCGTTCGCGGCGATCGCGCTGCTCATCGCCGGCGTGGCCGCGTGGTTCTTCTGGTCGTTCCCACGCGTTTACGACGTCGCTCCCGTCAAGGCGTCGAGCGAGCCTGCCGTCATCGAGCGCGGTCGCTACCTCGCCAACACCGTGCTCTCGTGCATGGACTGCCATTCGACGCGGGACTGGACGAAATACTCCGCGCCGATCACCCCCGGCACATTGGGCAAGGGCGGCGACGTCTTCGACGCATCGATGGGTCTGCCCGGCGAGATCCACGCGAAGAACATCACGCCCGCGGGGATCGGCTCGTGGACCGACGAGGAACTCGCGCGGCTCATCACGACCGGCGTCAATCGTGACGGCAAGGCGATCTTTCCGATGATGCCCTACATGGCCTACCGCTTCCTCGACAACGCCGACCTCACCGCGGTGATCTCCTATCTGCGTACGCTCGCGCCGATCGAAAACGCCGTGCCCGAAGGCCATATCGACTTTCCGATGAACATCATTGTGCGCACGATTCCGCAGCCGCCGGCTCCTCTGCCGAAGCCCAACCCGGCGGACACGGTCGCCTACGGGAAATACCTCGTCACGATCGGCGCCTGTACTGAGTGCCACACGCCGTCCGACCACGGTAAACCGCTGCCCGGCATGGCCTTCGCCGGCGGAGCGGAATTCAAAATGCCGTCGGGGGCGATCATGCGCACGTCGAACATCACGCCCGACCAGGAAACCGGTATCGGGCAGATGACGCGCGAGCAGTTCATCGCGCGGTTCAAGGCGTTCGAGGGCGACGAGGCCCACAATCGTCCGGTCGGCCCGAACGATCCGCAGACCCTCATGCCGTGGACGCTCTACGCCGGCATGACCGAGCAGGACCTCGGCGCCATGTACGACTACCTGCTCACGCTCAACGCCGTGAACCATCGCGTGCAGACCTACACGCCGCCGCCGGGAAATTGA